From Gemmatimonadota bacterium, one genomic window encodes:
- a CDS encoding sigma factor — protein MTLSDPGDPDESERSAADAIETSEGSSVRAAVRAVRSGDREAFGRLVELYERRLFGLTLMMVRVPEAAEEVTQDAFMRAFTRLDLYDEKRPFYPWLATIAVRLAQNWLRRHSRAS, from the coding sequence GTGACTCTTTCCGATCCTGGCGACCCGGACGAGTCCGAGCGTTCCGCGGCTGACGCGATCGAGACCTCAGAGGGCTCCTCGGTGCGCGCCGCGGTCCGTGCGGTCCGCAGCGGCGATCGGGAGGCGTTCGGACGGCTGGTCGAGCTATACGAAAGGCGGCTTTTCGGCCTGACGCTGATGATGGTCCGCGTCCCGGAGGCAGCCGAGGAGGTGACGCAGGATGCGTTCATGCGAGCCTTTACGCGGCTCGACCTCTACGACGAGAAACGGCCGTTCTATCCGTGGCTCGCCACCATAGCGGTGCGACTGGCCCAGAACTGGCTGAGGCGCCACAGCCGCGCGAGC
- a CDS encoding serine hydrolase domain-containing protein yields the protein MHRITRALSLAMLSLALGTARPAAGAQSSDEQLAGEVDALAAMRLQEPGAVGFSVAVARGGRMLLAKGYGLADLEHDVAADAETSFRIGSVTKQFTAAAIMRLLEQGKLSLDDELTRYYPDYPTQGHTVTIRHLLTHTSGIKSYTGVGEFWETGAARDLSADELLAYVDDADFDFTPGQQFKYSNTGYYMLGAIIEQASGVPYCEYLQNEFFTRLGLGRTRCDSNADIIPNRAQGYGLEDGKLVNDGLISMSNAGAAGMIISTAHDLVTWGMALIGGEVVGAESLEQMITPIILPSGASTGYGFGLKRGETRGHRTIGHGGGVFGFSAMLVHVPDEDLHIAVIANVFGEGTAQLLARDIAAAAFGADESVADLTPSEEDVARFSGLYALEGMDREAKIFEQDGYLFMQPTGQRVTKLLYQGRGEFRVSHEPSIRIVFDPESGQDFVLHQGGGRVKGGRLSLVDLAPSADDVARFGGTYFLERFNIEAKIFEQDGRLFMQPAGRPPTRLLYQGEGEFRSSSDASIRIAFEAGHGPDLVLHQGGRKVKGSRRSDD from the coding sequence ATGCACCGAATCACACGAGCGCTATCTCTAGCGATGCTGTCCCTGGCATTGGGGACGGCGCGCCCCGCGGCCGGCGCCCAATCCTCCGATGAGCAGCTCGCGGGCGAGGTCGATGCCCTGGCTGCCATGCGGCTGCAAGAACCGGGAGCCGTCGGGTTTTCCGTCGCCGTCGCGCGAGGCGGCAGAATGCTCCTCGCGAAAGGTTACGGACTGGCGGACCTCGAGCACGATGTCGCCGCTGACGCAGAGACGAGCTTTCGCATCGGCTCGGTCACCAAGCAGTTCACGGCCGCGGCCATCATGCGGCTGCTCGAGCAGGGCAAGCTCTCCCTCGATGACGAGCTGACCAGGTACTATCCCGACTACCCCACGCAGGGGCACACGGTGACCATCCGCCACCTGCTCACCCACACGTCGGGCATCAAGAGCTACACGGGCGTCGGAGAGTTCTGGGAAACCGGCGCGGCCCGGGATCTGAGCGCCGACGAGCTGCTCGCGTACGTCGACGACGCGGATTTCGACTTCACGCCAGGACAGCAATTCAAGTACAGCAACACCGGCTATTACATGCTCGGGGCGATCATCGAACAGGCATCGGGCGTGCCTTACTGCGAGTACCTGCAGAACGAGTTCTTCACGCGTCTGGGCCTTGGCCGCACCCGCTGCGACTCCAACGCGGACATCATTCCCAATCGAGCTCAGGGCTACGGACTGGAGGACGGCAAGCTCGTCAACGACGGCCTGATCAGCATGAGCAACGCCGGCGCGGCGGGCATGATCATTTCTACCGCCCACGATCTCGTGACGTGGGGCATGGCCCTGATCGGAGGCGAGGTCGTCGGCGCCGAATCGCTCGAGCAGATGATCACGCCGATCATTCTGCCCAGCGGCGCATCGACCGGGTACGGCTTCGGACTCAAGCGCGGAGAAACGAGGGGCCACCGCACGATCGGTCACGGCGGAGGCGTCTTCGGCTTCTCCGCGATGCTGGTGCACGTTCCCGACGAGGACCTGCACATCGCGGTCATCGCCAACGTCTTCGGCGAGGGGACCGCCCAATTGCTGGCGCGGGACATCGCCGCGGCGGCGTTCGGCGCAGACGAGTCCGTCGCCGACCTCACGCCGAGCGAGGAGGACGTCGCGCGGTTCAGTGGGCTGTACGCACTCGAGGGTATGGATCGCGAGGCCAAGATCTTCGAGCAGGATGGCTACCTCTTCATGCAGCCTACGGGTCAGCGCGTCACCAAACTGCTCTACCAAGGGCGGGGCGAATTCCGGGTTTCGCACGAACCGAGCATAAGGATCGTCTTCGATCCCGAGAGCGGGCAGGACTTCGTACTCCACCAGGGGGGCGGACGGGTCAAAGGCGGCCGTCTGTCCCTCGTCGATCTAGCCCCGAGCGCTGATGACGTAGCGCGCTTCGGCGGGACGTATTTTCTGGAGCGCTTCAATATCGAGGCGAAGATCTTCGAGCAGGACGGCCGTCTCTTCATGCAGCCAGCGGGCCGGCCCCCGACCAGGCTTCTCTATCAGGGTGAGGGCGAGTTCAGGTCCTCGAGCGACGCGAGCATCAGGATAGCATTCGAGGCCGGGCACGGACCCGATTTGGTGCTCCATCAGGGCGGCAGGAAGGTAAAGGGCAGCCGGCGGTCCGATGATTGA
- the lepB gene encoding signal peptidase I, with the protein MSSKKSARGGSKGSAKSAPDKQERRRGPRKAAGADQAAAKEGRRRWATEWVKTLLIAIPLFLLLRTFLFQTFVITSGSMERTLLVGDFLAISKAAYGTRIPGTSARTPGYSTPKRDHIIVFRRHNPELDVVKRVVGVPGDTMEMHGKELFRNGERMDEPYVRHSDPAGNPRDPEMDWQLPFLVPGSRPADFRPTRDEWGPVVVPEDHLMVMGDNRDDSIDSRYWGFLDQQELKGRVLFIYYSYDREALAPFPLVTEARWSRIFDGVR; encoded by the coding sequence GTGAGTTCCAAGAAATCGGCCAGAGGCGGCTCCAAGGGCTCCGCGAAGAGCGCTCCGGACAAGCAGGAGCGAAGGCGCGGTCCGCGAAAGGCGGCCGGAGCGGACCAGGCGGCCGCCAAGGAGGGCCGCCGTCGGTGGGCCACGGAGTGGGTCAAGACGCTGCTCATCGCCATCCCGCTGTTTCTGCTGCTCCGCACCTTCCTCTTCCAGACCTTCGTGATCACCTCGGGCTCCATGGAGCGCACGCTGCTGGTGGGCGACTTCCTGGCGATCAGCAAGGCCGCCTACGGCACGCGCATCCCCGGGACATCGGCGCGGACGCCGGGTTACTCCACGCCAAAGCGAGATCACATCATCGTCTTCCGCCGCCACAACCCGGAGCTGGACGTGGTCAAGCGGGTCGTCGGCGTGCCCGGCGACACGATGGAGATGCACGGCAAGGAGTTGTTCCGAAACGGCGAGCGCATGGATGAACCGTACGTCCGTCATTCGGACCCCGCGGGCAACCCCCGTGACCCGGAGATGGACTGGCAGCTTCCCTTCCTCGTGCCCGGCAGCAGGCCCGCCGACTTCAGGCCCACGCGAGACGAATGGGGGCCTGTGGTGGTGCCCGAAGACCACTTGATGGTCATGGGCGACAACCGCGACGACAGCATCGACTCGCGCTATTGGGGCTTCTTGGACCAACAGGAGCTGAAGGGGCGGGTCCTGTTCATCTACTACAGCTACGACCGCGAAGCTTTGGCGCCGTTTCCTCTGGTCACCGAAGCGCGCTGGAGCAGGATCTTCGACGGTGTCCGCTGA
- a CDS encoding PhzF family phenazine biosynthesis protein: protein MSAEAPRSLVVVQVDAFSSRPFGGNPAALCVLDDYPADAWLQAVAREMNLSETAFLRRRDDGWDLRWFTPAGEVDLCGHATLASAHVLLEDGLDAGPAIRFFTLSGELGARRDGDWLYMDFPAEPPVAGEPPDGLLEALGLDPTEVTYTGRNRLDELVAIEDPARLRTLEPAMTALAVIGMRGVVVTSPSDTDGVDFLSRYFAPAFDVPEDPVTGSTHCCLAPFWTQRLGRDRLVGYQASRRGGTVRVYASGDRVELGGQAVTVMRGTLTP, encoded by the coding sequence GTGTCCGCTGAGGCCCCGCGCTCGCTCGTGGTCGTCCAGGTAGACGCCTTCTCCTCCCGTCCGTTCGGCGGCAACCCCGCGGCCCTGTGCGTCCTGGACGACTACCCCGCTGACGCCTGGCTGCAGGCGGTCGCGCGCGAGATGAACCTGTCAGAGACGGCCTTCCTGCGTCGTCGGGACGACGGCTGGGACTTGCGCTGGTTCACGCCCGCGGGGGAGGTCGACCTGTGCGGGCACGCAACGCTCGCTTCCGCCCACGTGCTGCTGGAGGACGGCCTGGACGCGGGACCCGCGATCCGCTTCTTCACGTTGAGCGGCGAGCTCGGAGCGCGGCGCGACGGCGACTGGCTCTACATGGACTTCCCGGCCGAGCCACCTGTCGCGGGCGAGCCGCCCGACGGGCTGCTGGAGGCGCTCGGCCTGGACCCCACCGAGGTCACCTACACGGGGCGCAACCGCCTGGACGAGCTGGTCGCGATCGAGGATCCGGCCCGCCTGCGCACGCTGGAGCCGGCCATGACCGCGCTCGCCGTCATCGGCATGCGCGGCGTCGTCGTGACCTCTCCCTCCGATACCGACGGGGTCGACTTCCTGTCGCGCTACTTCGCCCCCGCGTTCGACGTGCCCGAGGACCCCGTCACGGGCTCCACGCACTGCTGCCTGGCGCCGTTCTGGACGCAGAGGCTGGGGCGCGACCGGCTGGTCGGCTACCAGGCCTCGCGGCGCGGAGGAACGGTGCGCGTGTATGCGAGCGGCGACCGCGTTGAGCTCGGCGGCCAGGCGGTGACGGTGATGCGGGGCACGCTCACGCCGTAG
- the lon gene encoding endopeptidase La gives MAERMTLPVIPLRDTVVFPGVAIPISAGRTGTVEAIKSVLDGDRRLFAVCQKENLDDPAPELLHEMGVVVRVVQVQKIRGGLQLIIHGEDRAVALEYDKTGEAMLEAVILPVEQEQPLDTEDSAFQALDRELRERAAELGRRRGIPAEALKQLIQGVEASSDFADLVAFYLDLPAEEKQKLLAMLQVEERMRRVLYEVERDLLRLEAQEEIQAQVQEELGEKQREVVLREQLKAIQKELGEAEGNDAEELRERIAGLDLGDAARQEIERELGRLERTSPQSAEYQVIRTYLEWVTELPWNERTDDEIDLVQSQTVLEEDHYGLEDVKDRVLEFLAVRKLQMERTEEEARAEAAKAPARDEECEDDEVAEGAEVVEATEVVEAEEDTEAVDDDLVASEGGEKEADADDPCQAKARAVGRGPILLFVGPPGVGKTSIAQSIARALGRKYVRIALGGARDEADIRGHRRTYVGAMPGRIIQGLKQAGTKNPVFLLDEVDKLGVSMQGDPSSALLEVLDPAQNHNFVDHYMGVPFDLSEVLFIATANYRERIPAPLLDRMETVEFSGYTEREKLEIAKRYLVPRQRDENGLGEEQIAVNDDAVGRVISEYTREAGVRQLERELGKLARKAARKIASNEVERVDIDAAAVRDLLGRARVHPEQKAAHDTVGVATGMFYTPMGGDILFVEASHSDGKEQLILTGQLGDVMKESARAALTYARTNHDRLGIPEDKLKDIEIHVHVPAGAVPKDGPSAGVTMATALVSSLANRPVRADLAMTGEITLAGRVLPIGGVKEKVLGAYRAGIREVIIPRRNEADLVEDVPDIVRDDMTVHLADDLGEVLQIALRGNDLGGPALIGGGTEASEEKPAGAVV, from the coding sequence ATGGCTGAACGCATGACCCTGCCCGTCATACCCCTGCGCGACACCGTCGTGTTTCCGGGGGTCGCGATCCCTATCTCGGCGGGCCGCACCGGCACCGTCGAGGCCATCAAGAGCGTCCTGGACGGCGACCGCCGGCTGTTCGCCGTTTGCCAGAAGGAGAACCTGGACGACCCGGCCCCGGAGCTGCTGCACGAAATGGGCGTGGTCGTCCGCGTCGTCCAGGTGCAGAAGATCCGCGGCGGGCTGCAGCTCATCATCCACGGCGAGGACCGCGCGGTCGCGCTGGAGTACGACAAGACCGGCGAGGCCATGCTGGAGGCGGTGATCCTTCCGGTCGAGCAGGAGCAGCCCCTGGATACCGAGGACTCCGCGTTCCAGGCGCTGGACAGGGAGCTGCGCGAGCGCGCGGCCGAGCTCGGGCGCCGGCGGGGCATCCCCGCGGAGGCCCTGAAGCAGCTCATCCAGGGAGTCGAGGCCTCGTCCGACTTCGCGGACCTGGTGGCGTTCTACCTGGACCTGCCCGCCGAGGAGAAGCAGAAGCTGCTCGCGATGCTCCAGGTGGAGGAGCGCATGCGGCGCGTCCTGTACGAGGTGGAGCGCGACCTGCTCCGGCTCGAGGCGCAGGAGGAGATCCAGGCGCAGGTGCAGGAAGAATTGGGCGAAAAGCAGCGCGAGGTAGTCCTGCGCGAGCAGCTCAAGGCCATCCAGAAGGAGCTGGGCGAGGCCGAGGGCAACGACGCCGAGGAGCTGCGCGAGCGCATCGCCGGGCTGGACCTGGGCGACGCCGCGCGGCAGGAGATCGAGCGCGAGCTGGGCAGGCTGGAGCGGACGAGCCCACAGTCGGCCGAGTACCAGGTCATCCGCACCTACCTGGAGTGGGTGACCGAATTGCCCTGGAACGAACGCACCGACGACGAGATCGACCTCGTCCAGTCGCAGACCGTCCTGGAGGAGGACCACTACGGGCTGGAGGACGTGAAGGACCGCGTGCTCGAGTTCCTGGCGGTGCGCAAGCTCCAGATGGAGCGCACCGAGGAGGAAGCGCGCGCCGAGGCCGCGAAAGCCCCGGCAAGGGACGAGGAGTGCGAAGACGACGAAGTCGCTGAGGGTGCGGAGGTGGTCGAGGCCACGGAGGTAGTCGAGGCTGAAGAGGACACCGAGGCCGTCGACGACGACCTGGTCGCGTCCGAAGGGGGCGAGAAGGAAGCCGACGCGGACGACCCCTGTCAGGCGAAGGCCCGCGCGGTCGGGCGCGGCCCCATCCTGCTTTTCGTGGGCCCCCCGGGCGTCGGCAAGACCTCCATCGCCCAGAGCATCGCGCGGGCGCTGGGCCGCAAGTACGTGCGCATCGCGCTGGGCGGCGCGCGCGACGAGGCCGACATCCGCGGGCACCGGCGCACCTACGTGGGCGCCATGCCGGGCCGCATCATCCAGGGCCTCAAGCAGGCCGGCACCAAGAACCCCGTGTTCCTGCTGGACGAGGTGGACAAGCTGGGCGTGAGCATGCAGGGCGATCCGTCCTCGGCTCTGCTCGAGGTGCTCGACCCGGCGCAGAACCACAACTTCGTCGACCACTACATGGGCGTGCCCTTCGACCTGTCGGAGGTGCTCTTCATCGCCACCGCGAACTACCGCGAGCGCATCCCGGCGCCGCTGCTGGACCGCATGGAGACGGTCGAGTTCTCGGGCTACACCGAGCGCGAAAAGCTGGAAATCGCCAAGCGCTACCTGGTTCCCAGGCAGCGCGACGAGAACGGGCTGGGCGAGGAGCAGATCGCGGTGAACGACGACGCCGTCGGGCGCGTGATCAGCGAGTACACCCGTGAGGCCGGAGTGCGGCAGCTCGAGCGCGAGCTGGGCAAGCTGGCGCGCAAGGCCGCGCGCAAGATCGCCTCGAACGAGGTGGAGCGCGTCGACATCGACGCAGCAGCCGTGCGCGACCTGCTGGGGCGCGCGCGCGTGCACCCGGAGCAGAAGGCCGCCCACGACACGGTCGGCGTCGCAACCGGCATGTTCTACACGCCGATGGGCGGCGACATCCTGTTCGTGGAGGCGAGCCACAGCGACGGCAAGGAGCAGCTCATCCTGACCGGCCAACTCGGCGACGTCATGAAGGAGTCGGCGCGCGCCGCGCTCACGTACGCGCGCACCAACCACGACCGCCTGGGCATCCCCGAGGACAAGCTCAAAGACATAGAGATCCACGTGCACGTGCCCGCGGGCGCGGTGCCCAAGGACGGCCCGTCGGCCGGCGTGACCATGGCCACGGCGCTGGTGTCGTCGCTCGCCAACCGGCCGGTGCGCGCCGACCTGGCCATGACCGGCGAAATCACCCTGGCCGGACGCGTGCTGCCCATCGGTGGCGTGAAGGAGAAGGTGCTCGGCGCGTACCGCGCCGGCATCCGCGAGGTCATCATCCCGCGCCGCAACGAGGCCGACCTGGTGGAGGACGTGCCGGATATCGTGCGCGACGACATGACCGTGCATCTGGCCGACGATCTGGGCGAGGTGCTCCAGATAGCGCTGCGCGGAAACGACCTGGGTGGTCCTGCCCTAATCGGCGGTGGGACCGAGGCGTCCGAGGAGAAGCCGGCGGGGGCGGTGGTTTAG
- a CDS encoding amidohydrolase family protein — translation MGRPIRARRQRQAASAIGVLIVSLTTTPASAATQDGGAADSTAAMATFRSNIDAIHKRDRARYLEHYLRSPSLAAVGVGGPQFGYDSFAEGAGGAWPDTLVATHFRLTPLADGVAYGAYRYRFVQGDTDVRGVSERVLVRTPEGWRVAVTTAFPADASTPPPPFALVGATVVDGTGAAPVSDAVVVMREGLIECVSARAECPIADDVEVVDAAGHWIMPGLVDAHVHHSQTGWADGRPDALDLREQYPYRETIRDLEAHPERIWRSNLCSGVTATFDVGGFPWTWALRERAARSTRAPHLAIAGPLLSTFDHWLNLPAERQFIHMAGVDATLEGTRYLIAGGTDAIKVWFLALQAEAEAQGYLDALMAAGEEARAAGVPLIVHATGLWQAKQALRAGARLLVHGVFDREVDQEFLDLMRESGAVMTPTLTVREGYLELAMRRFRSDDVHMPCVDPVTAAKVLSTDTVPGEPSGERALLEESLRLAATNVRLMHEAGLPIAAGTDAGNPLTLHGVSINSELEALQEAGLSPSDVIVAATRNGARAMFRDDFGTLEAGMVADLIVLGADPTADIANVRDLRLIVRGGEIRTRTELEFPDEPTS, via the coding sequence ATGGGTCGGCCGATTCGGGCCCGCAGGCAGCGCCAGGCCGCAAGTGCCATCGGCGTGCTGATCGTATCCCTCACCACGACCCCGGCCTCAGCCGCCACCCAGGACGGCGGCGCAGCCGACTCCACCGCCGCGATGGCGACCTTCCGCTCCAACATCGACGCGATCCACAAGCGCGACCGGGCGCGCTACCTGGAGCACTACCTCCGGTCGCCCAGCCTGGCGGCGGTTGGCGTGGGCGGGCCGCAGTTCGGCTACGACTCGTTCGCGGAGGGCGCCGGCGGGGCGTGGCCGGACACGCTCGTCGCGACGCACTTTCGGCTGACGCCGCTCGCCGACGGCGTGGCGTACGGCGCATACCGCTACCGCTTCGTGCAGGGCGACACCGACGTGAGGGGCGTGAGCGAGCGGGTGCTCGTGCGCACGCCGGAGGGCTGGCGTGTCGCCGTGACCACGGCCTTCCCCGCCGACGCATCCACACCGCCACCACCGTTTGCGCTGGTGGGCGCCACGGTGGTCGACGGAACCGGCGCGGCGCCGGTCTCGGACGCGGTGGTGGTCATGCGTGAGGGGCTGATCGAGTGCGTGAGCGCGCGCGCGGAGTGCCCCATCGCTGACGACGTCGAGGTGGTGGATGCGGCCGGCCACTGGATCATGCCGGGGCTGGTGGACGCGCACGTGCACCACAGCCAGACAGGCTGGGCGGATGGCCGCCCGGACGCCCTGGACCTCAGGGAGCAGTACCCATACCGGGAGACGATACGGGACCTCGAGGCGCACCCCGAGCGGATTTGGCGCTCCAACCTGTGCTCCGGGGTGACCGCGACCTTCGACGTGGGCGGCTTCCCGTGGACCTGGGCGCTGCGCGAGCGGGCAGCCCGCAGCACCCGGGCTCCCCATCTGGCGATCGCCGGCCCGCTGCTCTCGACCTTCGACCACTGGCTCAACCTGCCCGCCGAGCGGCAGTTCATCCACATGGCCGGCGTAGACGCCACGCTGGAAGGCACACGCTACCTGATCGCCGGCGGCACCGACGCGATCAAGGTGTGGTTCCTCGCCCTCCAGGCTGAAGCCGAGGCTCAGGGCTACCTGGACGCGCTGATGGCGGCCGGTGAGGAGGCGCGCGCCGCCGGCGTGCCGCTGATCGTCCACGCCACCGGGCTCTGGCAGGCCAAGCAAGCGCTGCGCGCGGGCGCGCGGTTGCTCGTGCACGGCGTCTTCGACCGGGAAGTGGACCAGGAGTTCTTGGACCTGATGCGCGAGTCCGGTGCTGTCATGACCCCCACGCTGACGGTGCGCGAGGGCTACCTCGAACTCGCCATGCGACGGTTCCGGTCCGACGACGTGCACATGCCCTGCGTCGACCCGGTTACCGCGGCCAAGGTGCTGTCCACTGACACGGTGCCCGGCGAGCCGTCAGGGGAACGCGCGCTGCTCGAGGAGAGCCTCCGGCTCGCCGCCACCAACGTGCGCCTCATGCACGAGGCGGGGCTGCCCATCGCCGCGGGCACCGACGCGGGCAACCCGCTGACGCTGCACGGGGTGTCCATCAACTCCGAGCTCGAGGCGCTCCAGGAGGCGGGCCTGTCTCCCTCGGACGTGATCGTGGCTGCGACCCGCAACGGTGCGCGGGCGATGTTTCGAGACGACTTCGGCACGCTGGAGGCGGGCATGGTGGCGGACCTGATCGTGCTCGGCGCCGACCCGACGGCCGACATCGCCAACGTCAGGGACCTGCGGCTCATCGTGCGTGGAGGCGAAATTCGAACGCGGACGGAGCTGGAGTTTCCGGACGAGCCGACGTCCTGA
- a CDS encoding BlaI/MecI/CopY family transcriptional regulator produces the protein MLKKQHNPLEGLSRRERQIMDVLYRRGRASVAEVRSGIADPPSYSAVRALLRVLEDKGHARHEEEGPRYVYLPTVPRTEARDSALKHMVRTFFDGSTAQAVAALLGEARTDLSAEELSALSQLIEEAKDEGR, from the coding sequence ATGCTAAAAAAACAGCATAACCCCTTAGAGGGGCTGAGTCGCCGCGAGCGGCAGATCATGGACGTGCTATACCGGCGCGGCCGGGCGAGCGTGGCCGAGGTACGCTCGGGCATCGCGGACCCGCCCAGCTACTCCGCGGTGCGCGCGCTTCTGCGCGTCCTCGAGGACAAGGGCCACGCCCGCCACGAGGAAGAGGGTCCGCGCTACGTATACCTGCCCACGGTGCCGCGCACCGAGGCGAGGGACTCGGCTCTCAAGCACATGGTCCGCACTTTCTTCGACGGGTCGACAGCACAGGCCGTGGCAGCCCTGCTAGGCGAAGCCCGGACCGACCTCTCCGCCGAGGAGCTGTCGGCCCTCTCCCAACTGATAGAGGAAGCCAAAGACGAGGGCCGGTAG